In one Bufo gargarizans isolate SCDJY-AF-19 chromosome 11, ASM1485885v1, whole genome shotgun sequence genomic region, the following are encoded:
- the MAPK1IP1L gene encoding MAPK-interacting and spindle-stabilizing protein-like, producing the protein MSGTDDFSLADALADTTPAKSKNVSNPKDGQQPGGWSASNPWGTNPSAPSAPGFTPYGQGQAGGPYSSGGSGAPSQPYPSGPQPQAPTQPYPSGAPTHPYPSGPQPQAPTHPYPAGAPTHPYPSGPQPQAPTHPYPAGPQPGAPSQPYAAGPQPGAPSQPYAAGSQPGAPSQPYAAGSQPGAPSQPYAAGSQPGAPSQPYAAGAPTHPYPSGPQPGAPSAPSGPAGPYPGAAPGQQPSAPNAPQPAGPTGPYPGAPAGQQPNPPNAPYSSGPYPGAPTGPQGAPTGPYPNAPGQYPSAQYPSGPAGMPGPYSNPSGASSQPYPSAPGQGPSPGGSYPAPYGQSGPAGAGQGGPWDSNPWGSQSGQYPSNPNMPYPASSPFPNPGAASSIPWGAVPPGQWGPSAPFPGAGGSYPKPGSYP; encoded by the exons ATGTCTGGAACCGACGATTTTTCG CTGGCGGATGCCTTAGCAGATACTACTCCTGCCAAGTCAAAGAATGTAAGCAACCCAAAAGATGGTCAGCAACCAGGTGGCTGGTCTGCATCAAACCCTTGGGGCACAAATCCAAGTGCTCCTTCTGCCCCTGGTTTCACACCATATGGACAAGGCCAAGCAGGAGGACCATATTCTAGTGGTGGATCTGGAGCACCATCTCAACCATATCCATCCGGACCTCAGCCACAAGCTCCAACACAGCCATATCCATCTGGAGCTCCAACACACCCATATCCATCCGGACCTCAGCCACAAGCTCCAACACACCCATATCCAGCTGGAGCTCCAACACACCCATATCCATCCGGACCTCAGCCACAAGCTCCAACACACCCATATCCAGCTGGACCTCAGCCTGGAGCACCATCCCAACCATATGCAGCTGGACCTCAGCCTGGAGCACCATCCCAACCATATGCAGCTGGATCTCAGCCTGGAGCACCATCCCAACCATATGCAGCTGGATCTCAGCCTGGAGCACCATCCCAACCATATGCAGCTGGATCTCAGCCTGGAGCACCATCCCAACCATATGCAGCTGGAGCCCCAACACACCCATATCCATCTGGACCTCAGCCTGGAGCACCAAGTGCACCTTCAGGTCCTGCTGGGCCTTATCCAGGGGCTGCACCCGGTCAACAGCCTTCTGCACCAAATGCCCCACAACCTGCTGGACCTACTGGACCCTATCCAGGAGCCCCTGCAGGACAACAACCAAATCCACCAAATGCCCCATACTCTTCTGGACCCTACCCAGGAGCGCCCACTGGGCCACAAGGAGCTCCAACTGGGCCCTATCCTAATGCACCTGGGCAATATCCTTCAGCTCAGTATCCTTCTGGGCCTGCTGGAATGCCAGGACCCTATTCCAACCCTTCTGGGGCATCAAGTCAACCATATCCAAGTGCACCAGGTCAAGGCCCCTCACCAGGTGGATCTTATCCTGCTCCTTATGGTCAGTCAGGTCCTGCAGGAGCTGGCCAGGGCGGGCCTTGGGATTCTAATCCATGGGGATCTCAGAGTGGCCAGTATCCATCAAACCCAAATATGCCATACCCAGCCTCCAGTCCATTTCCAAATCCTGGAGCTGCATCATCCATACCATGGGGTGCTGTGCCTCCAGGTCAGTGGGGGCCATCTGCTCCATTTCCTGGAGCTGGTGGATCCTACCCTAAACCAGGCTCATATCCATGA